GTAGCTTATCCTGTGCCTCACATCCTCCCACATCTTTCTCCAGTGGTAGAAGTACTCAGATATTTCAAGCTCGTCACCGAACAAAACGATGTAGTTCTCCATAACGGATGCTTTCACCTTCAAGGGCAAAAGCTCGAAAACACGAACATCGTAAATCGGCTTAGCCTTCCATAGCTCTTTCTGAATCTCAAAATTTCTCTTCCTGTCCTTGACCCTCGTTATAACTGCCACATCAATATCCGAGCCCTCCCTATACTCTCCAGTGACATAGGAGCCGTAAATGACGGCCTCGTATCTGGAAAACTCCCTGAGGTCTTTCCTTATCTGCTCAAGGCTCAATTTTTTCGAGGACATCCTCCACCCTCTGAATAAACTTCAGCAGGAGAGCTTTGACCTCTTCCACAGAGCTGAGAACGAGTTCCTTGTCCACTCTGTTGTATCTATGCACCAGCCAGTTCCTTAGTCCGTTGCACTTTTTCAGACCTTCTGCAAGCTCTTCATCGATTATGCCAAGCTCTTTCAGCATTTCCACATTCGAGTAATCATCCTCCACCCTCCCACCGAGGTCTTTGACGAGCATTGCGGATATGTCCATGGCTGACTCGATGGAGGTCAGGAGATTGTAAAAAACGCCGCTTACCTCAATCGGAGTCTTAACTCTCTCGGGTATCTCGCTCAAAGCCTCCACAATATACTCAATTTTTTCCAGATATCTCTCCCGCCTCAACTTTATTCCCTTGTCTCAATTCTATTTATTATTTTTCCTTATTATCTTTCAGAGCTTCAATCATCGTTTTAGCGGACCTAAATCACTTCCTCACCGCCGAGCCCTTTCTCTATCCCCATAACTTCCCTTTTGAAGGCATCAGCGCTTCTGAAGCGATAGATGACCACCATATCTTC
The nucleotide sequence above comes from Archaeoglobus fulgidus DSM 4304. Encoded proteins:
- a CDS encoding nucleotidyltransferase domain-containing protein — its product is MSSKKLSLEQIRKDLREFSRYEAVIYGSYVTGEYREGSDIDVAVITRVKDRKRNFEIQKELWKAKPIYDVRVFELLPLKVKASVMENYIVLFGDELEISEYFYHWRKMWEDVRHRISYHSSYREKMEAIERRKRLLEILKDGGSVFP
- a CDS encoding type VII toxin-antitoxin system HepT family RNase toxin — its product is MRRERYLEKIEYIVEALSEIPERVKTPIEVSGVFYNLLTSIESAMDISAMLVKDLGGRVEDDYSNVEMLKELGIIDEELAEGLKKCNGLRNWLVHRYNRVDKELVLSSVEEVKALLLKFIQRVEDVLEKIEP